Proteins co-encoded in one Prescottella sp. R16 genomic window:
- a CDS encoding MFS transporter, which produces MAPRRSSALITTVLCLCGTLVSLQQTLVVPLLPDLGSILGVSADNAFWLVTITLLTAAVATPIVSRLADMVGKKRMMIVSMLVMVSGSLLAAIGGSFLTVLIGRGMQGFASSLIAVGIGILRDQLPREKVPAATALMSATLGLGSATGLPLSGFIYAHLGWHAIFWTSAGAGLLLLAALVVVVPESDVRSPGRFDIAGAVILSVALTALLLGISKGGSWGWGSGRTLGAFALAAVVIAVWIPYQLRVTDPMVNLRTSVRRPVLLTNIASMIVGFAMFANLLATTQQLQVPEITGYGLGLSAMVAGLCMVPSSLAMVVFSPVSAKITTRFGARITLITGALVLAAAYVVRISFNDALVPIVLGAMAVNVGTAITYSAMPILIMQSVPVTETAASNGLNSLVRSIGTSTSSAVVTALLTAMTVEVAGQHFPTLDAFRTVFTIACAMALLAAAVAWFIPRTARPVSEATVVEAAAEARAETVA; this is translated from the coding sequence TTGGCCCCCCGTCGCTCGAGTGCTCTGATCACCACCGTCCTGTGCCTGTGCGGCACGCTGGTCTCGCTGCAGCAGACCCTCGTGGTGCCGCTGCTGCCGGACCTCGGGTCGATCCTCGGTGTCAGTGCCGACAATGCGTTCTGGCTGGTCACGATCACCCTGCTCACCGCGGCGGTCGCCACTCCGATCGTGTCCCGGCTCGCCGACATGGTCGGCAAGAAACGCATGATGATCGTGTCGATGCTCGTGATGGTCAGCGGCTCGCTGCTCGCGGCGATCGGCGGCTCGTTCCTCACGGTGCTGATCGGACGCGGCATGCAGGGCTTCGCCTCGTCGCTGATCGCGGTCGGTATCGGCATCCTGCGCGACCAGCTGCCCCGCGAGAAGGTGCCCGCCGCAACCGCACTCATGAGCGCGACCCTCGGGCTGGGCAGCGCGACCGGGCTCCCGCTCTCCGGGTTCATCTACGCGCACCTGGGCTGGCACGCCATCTTCTGGACCTCGGCCGGGGCCGGACTGCTGCTGCTGGCGGCCCTCGTGGTCGTCGTCCCCGAATCCGATGTGCGCTCCCCGGGCCGGTTCGACATCGCCGGTGCCGTCATCCTGTCCGTCGCGCTCACCGCGCTGCTGCTGGGCATCTCGAAGGGCGGGTCGTGGGGATGGGGCAGCGGGCGCACCCTCGGCGCGTTCGCCCTCGCCGCGGTCGTGATCGCAGTCTGGATCCCCTACCAGCTGCGGGTCACCGATCCGATGGTCAACCTGCGGACATCGGTCCGCCGACCCGTGCTGCTCACCAACATCGCGTCGATGATCGTCGGCTTCGCGATGTTCGCGAACCTTCTCGCCACCACACAGCAGCTGCAGGTGCCGGAGATCACCGGCTACGGCCTCGGGCTCAGCGCGATGGTCGCCGGCCTGTGCATGGTGCCGTCGAGCCTGGCGATGGTGGTGTTCTCGCCGGTGTCCGCGAAGATCACCACCCGGTTCGGGGCGCGGATCACCCTCATCACCGGTGCGCTCGTGCTCGCGGCCGCGTACGTCGTGCGGATCAGCTTCAACGACGCGCTCGTCCCGATCGTCCTCGGCGCGATGGCCGTCAACGTGGGCACCGCGATCACCTACTCGGCGATGCCGATCCTCATCATGCAGTCGGTGCCGGTCACCGAGACCGCCGCCTCCAACGGGCTCAACTCGCTGGTGCGTTCGATCGGTACCTCCACCTCGAGCGCCGTGGTGACCGCGTTGCTCACTGCGATGACCGTCGAGGTCGCCGGGCAGCACTTCCCGACGCTGGACGCGTTCCGTACGGTGTTCACGATCGCGTGCGCGATGGCACTGCTCGCGGCCGCAGTCGCCTGGTTCATTCCGCGCACGGCCCGGCCGGTGTCCGAGGCCACGGTCGTCGAGGCGGCCGCCGAGGCACGAGCGGAGACAGTGGCGTGA
- a CDS encoding peptidylprolyl isomerase translates to MPSNQQRREAAKRKLERQLERRAERARKRKQMTIAGSIVGAVVVVAVGAVVVTLSGRDDETEATASEDTSTVDNSAAALPTARAEALPNLVNCSYTPAGEPAKPNTPPRAEGIDTTVATVSASMETNRGNIGLTLNNAESPCTVNSFVSLAQQGYFDGTTCHRLTTSDALKVLQCGDPSATGAGGPGYQFANEFPTDQYAADDITAQMPATYPRGTLAMANAGANTNGSQFFLVYGDSTLPPQYTVFGTIDETGLATLDAIAATGAEGGASDGKPAEAVDITSVRLD, encoded by the coding sequence GTGCCGAGCAATCAGCAGCGCCGGGAGGCGGCGAAACGGAAGCTGGAACGCCAGCTCGAACGACGCGCCGAACGCGCCCGCAAGCGCAAGCAGATGACGATCGCCGGATCGATCGTCGGCGCGGTCGTCGTCGTGGCGGTCGGCGCCGTCGTCGTCACCCTCTCCGGACGTGACGACGAGACGGAGGCCACCGCATCCGAGGACACGTCGACGGTGGACAACTCCGCCGCCGCCCTGCCCACCGCTCGCGCCGAGGCCCTGCCGAACCTCGTGAACTGCAGTTACACCCCTGCCGGGGAGCCGGCCAAGCCGAACACCCCGCCGCGCGCCGAAGGCATCGACACCACCGTCGCCACGGTGAGCGCGTCGATGGAAACCAACCGGGGCAACATCGGCCTCACCCTGAACAACGCCGAATCCCCCTGCACCGTCAACAGTTTCGTCAGCCTCGCCCAGCAGGGCTACTTCGACGGCACCACCTGCCACCGGCTCACCACGAGCGACGCGCTGAAGGTTCTGCAGTGCGGTGACCCGTCCGCCACCGGCGCCGGCGGCCCCGGCTACCAGTTCGCCAACGAGTTCCCCACCGACCAGTACGCGGCCGACGACATCACCGCCCAGATGCCCGCCACCTACCCGCGCGGCACCCTGGCCATGGCCAACGCCGGAGCGAACACCAACGGCAGCCAGTTCTTCCTCGTCTACGGCGACTCGACGCTGCCGCCGCAGTACACCGTCTTCGGCACCATCGACGAGACCGGGCTCGCGACGCTCGACGCGATCGCCGCCACCGGAGCCGAGGGCGGAGCATCCGACGGCAAACCCGCAGAAGCCGTCGACATCACGAGTGTGAGGCTGGACTGA
- a CDS encoding M23 family metallopeptidase, producing MGNAKLWSSVRRVIVSATVAAGTTAGLVIGTSSTAAAAPALPPLPPIGSAEIAGALDQVSGVLNTVSGALDSLQSLGAGSSSGLGSLGSLGSVGFGGVVRPAAGPITTYFGGGHMGIDIAAPMGAPILAAGNGTVIDSGPASGFGLWIRIRHDDGTITTYGHNDRNLVSVGQRVAAGQRIADVGSRGNSTGPHLHFEVDLPGGIKTDPIVWLVTHGVLMF from the coding sequence ATGGGTAACGCGAAGCTGTGGTCGAGTGTCCGGCGTGTGATCGTGAGTGCAACAGTGGCGGCGGGCACGACCGCCGGCCTCGTGATCGGAACGAGTTCGACCGCTGCGGCGGCGCCCGCGCTGCCACCCCTGCCACCGATCGGCTCGGCAGAGATCGCCGGCGCACTCGACCAGGTGTCGGGCGTGCTGAACACCGTCAGCGGGGCACTGGATTCCCTGCAGAGTCTGGGCGCCGGATCGAGCTCGGGCCTCGGCAGTCTCGGAAGCCTCGGCAGCGTCGGATTCGGTGGCGTCGTCCGGCCCGCGGCGGGCCCGATCACCACCTATTTCGGGGGCGGCCACATGGGCATCGACATCGCCGCCCCGATGGGTGCGCCGATCCTCGCGGCCGGCAACGGCACGGTGATCGACTCCGGCCCCGCATCCGGTTTCGGGCTGTGGATCCGCATCCGGCACGACGACGGCACGATCACCACGTACGGCCACAACGACCGGAATCTCGTCTCGGTCGGCCAGCGGGTCGCTGCCGGCCAGCGCATCGCCGACGTCGGCAGCCGCGGCAACTCGACCGGCCCGCACCTGCACTTCGAGGTGGACCTGCCCGGCGGCATCAAGACCGACCCCATCGTGTGGCTCGTGACGCACGGGGTACTGATGTTCTGA
- a CDS encoding MBL fold metallo-hydrolase gives MLVTGFPAGMFQTNCYILAHDDASDCVVVDPGQDAAEPLAQFLDQQGLTPRAVLLTHGHLDHTWSVAPVCERYGIPAYIHPDDRYMLSDPGRGMGPGMKQIVGDAVFREPAEVIELADGDEVTVAGIDFVVDHTPGHTQGSVVLRTEITTGDGPLQIALTGDTLFQGSIGRSDLPGGDHDQLLASIAAKLLVLGDDTAILPGHGGTSTIGHERAGNPFLVGLSASR, from the coding sequence GTGCTCGTCACCGGATTCCCGGCCGGAATGTTCCAGACCAACTGTTACATCCTGGCGCACGACGACGCGTCGGACTGCGTCGTCGTCGACCCCGGACAGGATGCGGCGGAGCCGTTGGCACAGTTCCTCGACCAGCAGGGGCTGACGCCGCGGGCCGTCCTGCTCACCCACGGGCACCTCGATCACACGTGGTCGGTGGCGCCGGTGTGCGAGCGGTACGGCATTCCCGCGTACATCCACCCGGACGACCGGTACATGCTGTCCGATCCGGGCCGCGGCATGGGGCCGGGGATGAAGCAGATCGTCGGGGACGCCGTGTTCCGGGAACCGGCCGAGGTGATCGAACTCGCCGACGGGGACGAGGTCACCGTCGCCGGCATCGACTTCGTCGTCGACCACACGCCCGGCCACACGCAGGGGTCGGTGGTGCTGCGCACCGAGATCACCACCGGCGACGGCCCGCTGCAGATCGCGCTCACCGGCGACACCCTGTTCCAGGGGTCGATCGGCCGATCCGATCTGCCCGGCGGCGATCACGACCAGTTGCTGGCGTCGATCGCGGCCAAGCTGCTGGTCCTCGGCGACGACACCGCGATCCTGCCCGGCCACGGCGGCACCAGCACGATCGGTCACGAACGTGCCGGCAACCCGTTCCTCGTTGGACTGTCCGCGTCCCGGTAA
- a CDS encoding LuxR family transcriptional regulator has translation MVGPWPVLDRRNAFRDAEELLRDGTSCGVVLVGAAGVGKTTMARELVGSLSGDARWIVGTESTQNIPLGAFAPHLARTTSRDPVVALRAVRAVLAEDGAAPDGGVGIVGVDDAHLLDDFSAGLVHQLAVGRDARLVVTVRSGAPVPGAVEALWKDGLLSPFVVQPFAREEMDRELVAVLGAPVERFSADALWAESEGNPLFLRHLVESALEGGALRRSGGVWQLRGRARVSPALASLLDARFARIPKEVLGVVEYLAFCEPLELGVLDELVGRRPIEDAERLDLVRVRDVGDAPVVRLAHPLFGEVVRDRAGTLAAQRIKRRLVEVLREAPDPGVVTSMRIAELAVESGIEPDPELLVRGAEDAIAMCSLDLGARLATVAVRRGAGFDASFALGRALMWQGRGDAAEEVFAAVDPDTLCEYDVARWLLTRVASLYLEAGRPREAVELFERERGRITDPMLRVSVVALDAVLHLYDRKLTDAIGLAWQVQAAEDAHPWARASGVFAGTAALTAAGRGLEVGALAASAWEAIEHGDGLLRFHIGYFEVLALTFVGRLGAAGDAAARYRTLAAGQPNSAALADVASGVVKQMRGRLTEAAAHLTEALAVLDRDTRSEWMLLAAVSLCQVRAAQGRADDAAAAVAVAERHSGPELAFFDPLVDIARAWAAGAAGEASAAVRAARRGADRAAAAGQYAFEVLALDVATTFGDYGTVPRLDELVAVVDGPFPAAAAARGRALARSDGPALDRIAAGFERSDLLLLAADTYAQAATAYSRSQDRRGELAAAAKAHWLASRCDDAHTPALAKAARPLPLTDREREIAVLVGRGLSNKDIARRLVLSVRTVEGHIYRACEKLSLSHRRDLAKLVQV, from the coding sequence ATGGTCGGTCCCTGGCCCGTCCTGGATCGCCGGAACGCGTTCCGGGACGCGGAGGAGCTGCTCCGCGACGGCACGTCGTGCGGAGTGGTGCTGGTCGGGGCCGCCGGAGTCGGCAAGACGACGATGGCGCGGGAGCTGGTCGGGTCCCTGTCCGGGGACGCCCGCTGGATCGTCGGCACCGAGTCCACCCAGAACATTCCGTTGGGGGCGTTCGCGCCGCACCTCGCCCGTACCACGTCCCGTGACCCGGTGGTGGCGTTGCGGGCCGTGCGGGCCGTTCTCGCGGAGGACGGGGCCGCCCCCGACGGCGGTGTCGGGATCGTCGGGGTGGACGACGCCCATCTGCTCGACGACTTCTCCGCCGGGCTCGTCCACCAGCTGGCGGTGGGCCGCGACGCCCGCCTGGTGGTGACGGTCCGCAGCGGCGCGCCCGTACCGGGGGCCGTCGAGGCCCTGTGGAAGGACGGTCTGCTCAGCCCGTTCGTGGTGCAGCCCTTCGCCCGGGAGGAGATGGACCGGGAACTGGTGGCGGTGCTGGGGGCGCCCGTCGAACGGTTCAGTGCGGACGCGTTGTGGGCGGAATCCGAGGGCAACCCGCTGTTCCTGCGGCATCTGGTCGAGAGTGCTCTCGAGGGCGGCGCACTGCGCCGATCCGGTGGCGTATGGCAACTGCGGGGGAGAGCTCGGGTGTCCCCGGCGCTCGCGTCGCTGCTCGATGCCCGGTTCGCCCGCATCCCGAAGGAGGTCCTCGGCGTCGTCGAATATCTCGCGTTCTGCGAACCGCTCGAGCTGGGGGTACTCGACGAACTCGTCGGCCGCCGGCCCATCGAGGACGCCGAACGACTCGACCTGGTGCGGGTGCGGGACGTCGGTGACGCGCCGGTGGTCCGGCTCGCGCATCCACTGTTCGGTGAGGTGGTGCGGGACCGGGCGGGCACCCTGGCCGCGCAGCGCATCAAACGGCGTCTCGTCGAGGTGCTGCGGGAGGCACCCGATCCGGGGGTGGTGACGTCGATGCGGATCGCGGAACTGGCCGTCGAATCGGGGATCGAACCCGACCCGGAGCTGCTGGTCCGCGGTGCCGAGGACGCGATCGCGATGTGCAGCCTCGACCTCGGTGCGCGGCTCGCGACGGTCGCGGTGCGGCGCGGCGCCGGGTTCGACGCGTCGTTCGCGTTGGGACGGGCCCTGATGTGGCAGGGGCGGGGAGATGCCGCGGAGGAGGTGTTCGCGGCCGTCGACCCGGACACGCTGTGCGAGTACGACGTGGCCCGCTGGTTGCTGACCCGGGTCGCGAGCCTCTACCTCGAGGCCGGCCGTCCCCGGGAGGCCGTCGAACTGTTCGAGCGGGAACGCGGACGGATCACCGACCCGATGCTGCGGGTGTCGGTGGTCGCCCTGGACGCGGTGCTGCACCTGTACGACCGGAAGCTGACCGACGCCATCGGCCTGGCCTGGCAGGTGCAGGCGGCGGAGGACGCGCACCCGTGGGCACGGGCGAGCGGCGTGTTCGCCGGGACCGCGGCCCTCACCGCCGCCGGGCGCGGACTCGAGGTCGGCGCCCTCGCGGCATCCGCGTGGGAGGCCATCGAACACGGTGACGGGCTGCTGCGGTTCCACATCGGCTACTTCGAGGTCCTGGCCCTGACGTTCGTGGGCCGGCTCGGGGCGGCGGGGGACGCGGCCGCCCGCTACCGGACCCTGGCCGCCGGGCAACCGAACAGCGCGGCCCTCGCCGACGTCGCGTCCGGGGTGGTCAAGCAGATGCGGGGGCGGCTGACGGAGGCGGCTGCGCACCTGACCGAGGCGCTGGCCGTCCTCGACCGTGACACCCGCTCGGAATGGATGCTGCTGGCCGCGGTGAGCCTGTGTCAGGTGCGGGCCGCGCAGGGCCGGGCCGACGACGCCGCAGCCGCCGTCGCTGTCGCGGAACGGCATTCGGGCCCGGAGCTGGCGTTCTTCGATCCCCTCGTCGACATCGCCCGGGCGTGGGCGGCCGGCGCGGCCGGTGAGGCGTCGGCGGCGGTGCGGGCGGCCCGCCGGGGTGCGGACCGGGCGGCCGCCGCGGGCCAGTACGCGTTCGAGGTCCTGGCACTGGACGTGGCCACGACCTTCGGGGACTACGGGACGGTGCCGCGGCTCGACGAGCTCGTCGCCGTCGTCGACGGCCCGTTCCCGGCCGCAGCCGCTGCCCGCGGCCGGGCCCTGGCTCGATCCGACGGGCCGGCCCTCGACCGGATCGCCGCCGGATTCGAGCGGAGCGATCTGCTGCTGCTCGCCGCCGACACGTACGCGCAGGCCGCGACCGCATACTCGCGGTCCCAGGACCGGCGCGGTGAACTCGCGGCCGCCGCCAAGGCGCACTGGCTGGCGTCCCGGTGCGACGACGCCCACACCCCGGCACTCGCGAAGGCGGCACGACCGCTCCCGCTCACCGACCGGGAACGGGAGATCGCGGTGCTCGTGGGGCGTGGACTGTCGAACAAGGACATCGCCCGCCGGCTCGTCCTGTCGGTCCGCACCGTCGAGGGACACATCTATCGGGCGTGCGAGAAACTGTCGCTCAGTCACCGCCGTGATCTGGCGAAACTCGTGCAGGTTTAG
- a CDS encoding TetR/AcrR family transcriptional regulator — MSADSGVSRGRCTRDIIVDAARTLFAERGYTATTIKDVAELAGYSPAMVMKMTGSKAELYAAAAPALPSAADDPHVCEDESVGYRLVRNIVERRDSGESEPWVMMPLLIHEAPDRAAAAADSRARYVRGIAAKIGDETAEKLPTQMVVSVLLGLAGGLRTVGLMTPDEITADALVRRYGAVVQSIVDGIGDA; from the coding sequence GTGAGCGCAGACAGTGGCGTGAGCCGGGGGCGATGCACCCGCGACATCATCGTCGACGCGGCCCGCACGCTGTTCGCCGAACGCGGCTACACGGCCACCACCATCAAGGACGTCGCCGAACTCGCCGGGTATTCGCCGGCGATGGTGATGAAGATGACCGGGAGCAAGGCCGAGCTGTATGCGGCTGCGGCCCCGGCACTGCCGTCCGCGGCGGACGATCCGCACGTGTGCGAGGACGAATCCGTCGGCTACCGCCTGGTGCGCAACATCGTCGAACGTCGGGACTCCGGCGAGTCGGAGCCGTGGGTGATGATGCCGCTGCTGATCCACGAGGCGCCCGATCGGGCTGCCGCGGCCGCCGATTCCCGCGCCCGGTACGTGCGTGGGATCGCCGCGAAGATCGGCGACGAGACGGCGGAGAAACTGCCGACACAGATGGTCGTCTCGGTGCTCCTCGGCCTGGCCGGCGGCCTGCGCACCGTCGGATTGATGACGCCGGACGAGATCACCGCCGACGCCCTCGTCCGCCGCTACGGCGCCGTCGTGCAGTCCATCGTCGACGGAATCGGCGACGCCTGA
- a CDS encoding glycosyltransferase 87 family protein, giving the protein MHPTSPPVEQGPPEPDRTIGTSALVAAAVAAVAVVVWHIYALPIGDPFYGLFENFADLAIYRAGGDAVVHRTGLYDDAILFGMQFTYTPFAAIVFAPFALVSQALTNLVWWSATFAALTALIAVSLRSLGYRLGPRAWLLSTLLAVATTALEPVRSTIWFGQINVFLVLLVVWDLTRPAGSRLRGIGTGVAAGIKLTPLFFLAYLAVTRQWRTAVTTAVAFAATVALGFAVVPADSWSYWTDRVVHAGRVGPVDAVGNQSANGMLAQLLRFYDVTRYQDPVTGVFAPPTWMWILVAGVLAVLGLAAAAVAHRRGHVLLAVVLTGMGSAVASPFSWGHHWVWFVPLLVIALHYAACSGRRAAWLAPMVVAVPTFSWWWHYYDGAPLHGTDHPIGIGLFTFPRHYQHWSTQLLVPVYSSCYLLVFAAAVAATFLILRRRTAPPAKPARVSPDHGGD; this is encoded by the coding sequence GTGCACCCGACCTCACCCCCCGTCGAACAGGGCCCGCCGGAACCGGACCGCACGATCGGGACGTCGGCGCTCGTCGCGGCGGCAGTGGCCGCGGTCGCGGTGGTCGTGTGGCACATCTACGCGCTGCCGATCGGCGACCCGTTCTACGGACTGTTCGAGAATTTCGCGGATCTGGCGATCTACCGGGCCGGCGGCGACGCCGTCGTACACCGGACCGGCCTGTACGACGACGCGATCCTGTTCGGGATGCAGTTCACGTACACCCCGTTCGCGGCAATCGTGTTCGCGCCGTTCGCGCTGGTGTCGCAGGCACTCACGAACCTGGTGTGGTGGTCGGCGACGTTCGCGGCCCTGACCGCCCTGATCGCGGTGTCGCTACGCAGCCTCGGCTATCGGCTCGGGCCCCGGGCGTGGTTGCTCAGCACACTGCTCGCGGTCGCGACGACGGCTCTCGAACCGGTCCGCTCCACCATCTGGTTCGGTCAGATCAACGTGTTCCTGGTGCTGCTGGTGGTGTGGGATCTCACTCGCCCGGCCGGGTCCCGGCTGCGCGGCATCGGTACCGGTGTCGCCGCCGGCATCAAGCTCACCCCGCTGTTCTTCCTCGCCTACCTCGCCGTGACCCGGCAGTGGCGTACCGCCGTCACGACAGCAGTGGCGTTCGCCGCGACCGTTGCACTCGGGTTCGCGGTCGTGCCGGCCGACTCGTGGTCGTACTGGACCGACCGGGTGGTGCACGCCGGACGGGTGGGGCCGGTGGATGCGGTGGGCAACCAGTCCGCGAACGGGATGCTGGCCCAACTGCTGCGCTTCTACGACGTCACCCGCTACCAGGATCCGGTGACCGGGGTGTTCGCCCCGCCGACGTGGATGTGGATCCTGGTCGCCGGGGTCCTGGCCGTGCTCGGTCTGGCCGCGGCCGCGGTGGCGCACCGGCGGGGGCACGTGCTGCTGGCCGTCGTCCTCACCGGTATGGGTTCCGCGGTCGCGTCCCCGTTCTCGTGGGGCCACCACTGGGTGTGGTTCGTGCCGCTGCTCGTGATCGCCCTGCACTATGCGGCCTGCTCGGGCCGCCGCGCCGCCTGGCTCGCCCCGATGGTCGTCGCGGTGCCCACCTTCTCGTGGTGGTGGCACTACTACGACGGCGCTCCCCTGCACGGCACCGATCACCCCATCGGGATCGGGCTGTTCACCTTCCCCCGTCACTACCAGCACTGGTCGACGCAACTCCTCGTCCCCGTCTACTCGAGTTGCTACCTGCTCGTCTTCGCCGCCGCCGTGGCCGCCACCTTCCTGATCCTGCGCCGCAGGACCGCGCCACCCGCTAAACCTGCACGAGTTTCGCCAGATCACGGCGGTGACTGA
- the hisS gene encoding histidine--tRNA ligase: MSKSGVSTFSAPKGIPDYVPPQSAEFVAVRDGLTRAARLAGYGHIELPIFEDTGLFARGVGESTDVVSKEMYTFADRGDRSVTLRPEGTAGVMRAVIEHGLDRGQLPVKLSYAGPFFRYERPQAGRYRQLQQVGVEAIGVDDPALDAEVIAIADAGFRGLGLDGFRLEITSLGDDTCRPQYRERLQEFLFGLDLDEDTKKRAEINPLRVLDDKRPHVKEMTANAPLMLDHLSESAKTHFDRVLAHLDALGVPYVINPRMVRGLDYYTKTTFEFVHDGLGAQSGIGGGGRYDGLMAQLGGQPLSGIGFGLGVDRTILALAAEGKSAGNPARCEIFGVPLGDAAKSEMVKIAHALRAAGIRVDMVYGDRGVKGSMKAADRSGARFALVLGDQDLEAGTIGVKNLADGEQVSVPLADVVARTGALLADA, encoded by the coding sequence GTGAGCAAGTCAGGCGTCAGCACCTTTTCGGCCCCCAAGGGCATTCCCGACTACGTTCCGCCGCAGTCCGCGGAGTTCGTCGCCGTGCGCGACGGACTGACCCGCGCCGCCCGGCTGGCCGGTTACGGGCACATCGAACTGCCCATCTTCGAGGACACCGGGCTGTTCGCCCGCGGTGTCGGTGAATCCACCGACGTCGTCTCGAAGGAGATGTACACGTTCGCCGACCGCGGCGACCGGTCGGTGACGTTGCGGCCCGAGGGCACCGCCGGGGTGATGCGCGCGGTGATCGAGCACGGCCTCGACCGCGGTCAGCTGCCGGTGAAACTCAGCTATGCGGGCCCCTTCTTCCGGTACGAGCGCCCGCAGGCGGGCCGCTACCGGCAGCTGCAGCAGGTCGGTGTCGAGGCGATCGGCGTCGACGATCCGGCGCTCGACGCCGAGGTCATCGCGATCGCCGACGCCGGGTTCCGGGGCCTGGGTCTCGACGGGTTCCGGCTCGAGATCACCTCGCTCGGTGACGACACGTGCCGCCCGCAGTATCGGGAACGGTTGCAGGAGTTCCTGTTCGGGCTCGATCTGGACGAGGACACCAAGAAGCGCGCCGAGATCAACCCGCTGCGCGTCCTCGACGACAAGCGCCCGCACGTCAAGGAGATGACGGCGAACGCACCGCTCATGCTCGATCACCTGTCGGAGAGCGCGAAGACGCACTTCGACCGGGTCCTCGCGCACCTGGATGCACTCGGGGTGCCGTACGTGATCAACCCGCGCATGGTCCGCGGCCTCGACTACTACACCAAGACCACGTTCGAGTTCGTGCACGACGGCCTGGGCGCCCAGTCCGGTATCGGCGGCGGCGGCCGCTACGACGGCCTCATGGCGCAGCTCGGCGGTCAGCCGCTGTCCGGGATCGGGTTCGGTCTCGGGGTGGACCGCACGATCCTGGCGCTCGCCGCGGAGGGCAAGTCGGCCGGGAACCCGGCCCGCTGCGAGATCTTCGGGGTGCCGCTCGGCGACGCCGCGAAGAGCGAGATGGTGAAGATCGCGCACGCGCTGCGGGCCGCCGGGATCCGCGTCGACATGGTGTACGGCGACCGCGGCGTCAAGGGGTCGATGAAGGCCGCCGACCGCTCGGGTGCCCGGTTCGCGCTCGTGCTCGGCGACCAGGACCTCGAGGCCGGCACGATCGGCGTGAAGAACCTGGCCGACGGCGAGCAGGTGTCGGTGCCGCTCGCCGACGTCGTCGCGCGGACGGGTGCCCTTCTTGCCGACGCCTGA
- a CDS encoding RidA family protein, whose product MTRQNISSGSEWEPKIGYSRAVRIGNQIAVSGTTSPGATLEEQTRGALATIAASLTEAGASLTDVIRTRMYLRDMSAWEEAARAHGEVFGEIRPATTILEVSALIDADLLIEIEADAVVTD is encoded by the coding sequence ATGACTCGACAGAACATCTCGTCCGGCTCCGAGTGGGAGCCGAAGATCGGCTACTCGCGCGCCGTCCGGATCGGCAACCAGATCGCGGTGTCCGGCACCACGTCCCCGGGCGCGACGCTCGAGGAGCAGACCCGCGGCGCGCTCGCGACGATCGCTGCTTCCCTCACCGAGGCGGGAGCGTCGCTCACGGATGTCATCCGCACCCGGATGTACCTGCGGGACATGTCGGCGTGGGAGGAGGCCGCCCGCGCCCACGGCGAGGTCTTCGGCGAGATCCGGCCTGCCACCACGATTCTCGAGGTGAGTGCCCTCATCGACGCCGACCTGCTGATCGAGATCGAGGCCGACGCCGTCGTCACCGACTGA